The Rhopalosiphum padi isolate XX-2018 unplaced genomic scaffold, ASM2088224v1 scaffold1, whole genome shotgun sequence genome has a window encoding:
- the LOC132931423 gene encoding uncharacterized protein LOC132931423 — translation MRIKLNLLQLTPNRNPAIYWLHIDMTYIKLIKQLKQKVQKVLNEPRDIELCFDNVPFLDEDDINAINENEEITVIVKKRNIYDEPKYTQTESIIIDDDMIPNNTNGVLSPFHKVVVEPINDIENSTSSELLKNPKKRTRKRTHKKNKKNLKPVEKDYVGSLSETSIVSSKETCKMHKRFKLDNVENLNQEDSSHSIHSEEEKLEVTREVFRCDSPALTFREQKDTKLPIWKNEKPLNIKFHKVPVFVRGQTCTPITSTQNKNYTENENENNKSSDSITSEHCDMLVVDWKNMSQIKITNITELQIYDLLQFKIMSMNECGEPHLSSVITARLDHIYKCTLHIQVLSGIKEFMTINPKFKMDDEEDIGTQREVEFDDLFEIFKLV, via the exons atgcgcATTAAATTAAACCTTTTGCAACTGACACCGAATAGGAATCCAGCCATTTATTGGCTTCATATAGACATgacttacattaaattaataaaacaacttaAACAAAAAGTACAAAAAGTGTTAAATGAACCTCGTGATATAGAATTATGTTTTGATAATGTACCGTTTCTGGATGAAGATGATATCAATGCAATTAATGAAAATGAAGAAATAAC tgttatagtgaaaaaaagaaatatttatgatGAACCAAAATACACCCAAActgaatcaattattatagacgACGATATGATTCCTAATAATACCAATGGAGTTTTATCTCCCTTTCATAAAGTGGTTGTAGAACCTATTAATGATATTGAAAATTCAACTTCATCTGAACTattaaaaaatcctaaaaaaagAACACGCAAGAggacacataaaaaaaataaaaaaaaccttaaacctGTTGAAAAG gaTTATGTGGGTTCGTTATCTGAAACTTCTATTGTGTCCTCAAAGGAGACTTGTAAAATGCACAAAcgttttaaattagataatgtAGAAAATCTTAATCAAGAAGATAGTTCTCATTCCATACATTCTGAAGAAGAAAAACTTGAAGTAACAAGAGAAGTTTTTCGTTGTGACTCTCCAGCTCTGACTTTTAGAGAACAAAAAGATACAAAGCTTCCTA tttggaaaaatgaaaaaccattaaatattaaattccacAAAGTTCCAGTATTTGTACGTGGTCAAACATGCACACCGATAACTTCTACACAAAATAAGAATTACactgaaaatgaaaatgaaaacaataaatctAGTGATAGCATCACAAGTGAACATTGTGATATGTTAGTTGTAGATTGGAAGAACATGTCacagataaaaataacaaatattactgAGTtacaaatttatgatttattacaattcaaa ATTATGTCCATGAATGAATGCGGTGAACCCCATTTGTCATCAGTTATAACTGCACGTTTAGatcacatttataaatgtacattacATATTCAAGTACTTT ctGGAATTAAAGAATTTATGACAATTAATCCAAAATTCAAAATGGATGATGAAGAAGATATTGGAACTCAGCGTGAAGTCGAATTTGATgatctttttgaaatttttaaacttgtttaa